From a region of the Pseudomonadota bacterium genome:
- a CDS encoding ATP-binding protein, whose protein sequence is MEDKRPFLFPSLLFAIFFLLITITGYFQIRIIKNNIETLLKSEGEILFKHIKREIEINLEYLSLIEKSPTIITPNFLNIMVYDEAIVEELYALFHNISDKEVERLPVTNLMVIDKDGKTIMKKGVLKVSSSYIHTLKSGKQKTLIKMPTNHNKSLLMGIRVNERIVFFSLDDNELEMLRKKFIIKEILEREEKGFNIAGIRIYDEKGVPYITFDEKKGDLFTLSKPLNSRFLPKYTVEILISKELANDIVKRTTLSLISILLFLIISGALSTYVIFLLERRHGKKMKEMEKELAMKERLVSLGKLASGMAHEIRNPLNAISMSVQRLKREFIPEKEKEEYYKFIDIMKGELTRVDRIVEEFLLSTKAHVPFLNENLYTIIEEVTTILKEKASSKKIAIINKIDKDMYIHAQKERVKQTFHNIILNSIEAIEDNGVVEISSEHKGKNINIYIKDSGTGIKKEELHNIFEYYYTTKDKGIGLGLPISYMIIKDHGGEIKAISEEGKGTTLVISLPATSVGLE, encoded by the coding sequence ATGGAAGATAAAAGGCCCTTTCTTTTCCCTTCCCTGTTGTTCGCCATATTCTTTCTACTCATCACAATAACCGGATATTTTCAGATCAGAATTATAAAAAACAACATTGAAACACTGTTAAAAAGTGAAGGGGAGATACTTTTTAAACATATTAAGAGAGAAATAGAAATAAACCTTGAATACCTGAGCCTTATCGAGAAATCCCCCACCATAATCACGCCAAACTTCCTGAATATAATGGTATACGATGAGGCGATAGTAGAAGAACTGTATGCGCTCTTTCACAACATCTCAGATAAGGAGGTAGAAAGGCTGCCGGTCACAAACCTCATGGTGATAGACAAAGATGGTAAGACGATAATGAAAAAAGGGGTACTGAAGGTATCATCTTCATACATTCATACCCTGAAATCAGGAAAACAGAAGACGCTGATAAAAATGCCTACTAATCACAATAAATCACTCCTTATGGGTATCAGGGTAAATGAGCGTATTGTTTTTTTCAGCTTAGACGACAATGAACTGGAAATGCTCAGAAAAAAATTCATTATAAAGGAAATACTGGAAAGGGAAGAGAAGGGCTTCAACATTGCCGGTATAAGGATATACGACGAGAAAGGTGTCCCCTATATAACCTTCGATGAAAAAAAGGGGGACCTTTTTACATTATCTAAACCTCTTAATTCACGATTCCTCCCAAAATATACAGTTGAAATCCTTATATCAAAAGAGCTTGCAAATGACATTGTGAAAAGAACCACCCTTAGCCTTATATCCATACTCCTCTTTTTAATCATCTCAGGTGCACTAAGCACTTATGTAATATTTCTTCTGGAAAGAAGACATGGAAAGAAGATGAAAGAAATGGAGAAAGAATTGGCAATGAAGGAAAGACTTGTCTCTCTTGGCAAGCTTGCCTCAGGCATGGCTCACGAGATAAGAAACCCTCTCAATGCCATTAGCATGTCGGTGCAAAGATTAAAGAGGGAATTTATACCGGAAAAGGAAAAGGAGGAGTATTACAAATTTATTGATATAATGAAAGGTGAACTCACAAGGGTTGACAGGATTGTGGAGGAGTTTCTTCTTTCTACTAAGGCCCATGTCCCATTTCTTAATGAAAACCTTTATACTATAATTGAGGAGGTAACTACCATCCTGAAAGAAAAGGCAAGCTCCAAAAAGATTGCTATAATAAACAAAATAGATAAAGATATGTATATACATGCTCAGAAGGAAAGGGTTAAGCAGACCTTTCATAATATTATCCTGAACAGTATAGAGGCAATAGAAGATAATGGGGTTGTAGAGATATCATCAGAACATAAAGGGAAGAACATCAATATTTACATTAAAGACTCAGGGACTGGCATCAAAAAAGAGGAGCTTCATAATATATTTGAATACTATTATACAACAAAGGATAAAGGGATAGGATTGGGTCTCCCGATCTCTTATATGATAATAAAAGACCATGGCGGCGAAATAAAGGCTATAAGTGAGGAAGGGAAGGGCACAACACTTGTTATCAGCCTGCCAGCAACCAGCGTAGGTCTTGAATGA